From the Leptospira biflexa serovar Patoc strain 'Patoc 1 (Paris)' genome, one window contains:
- a CDS encoding class I SAM-dependent DNA methyltransferase, whose translation MKLYSELAEYYFTIEEPGRKFSEEILFLRETFKRHKIHTVLDIGCGTGEHIKELQGMGFKPLGVDGSPRMLEIAKVRFPHCSFELGKMEAYVTKQPVDAVICLYGTFNYLVNDDLVQNFLRNCQKNLKQAGLLVLEIWNADPIHRIKRKPITTVSNVRQGTTSIRRNRGFRLTRADDVAIVEVNYVYNLNQKDLKDKHTMRVFHFPQVRNFLDENKFDILNVYSNYDGEKYIKTGARMLIVAKKRS comes from the coding sequence ATGAAACTCTATTCCGAATTAGCAGAATATTATTTTACCATTGAAGAACCCGGCCGCAAGTTTTCTGAAGAAATCCTCTTCCTAAGAGAAACATTCAAGCGACATAAAATTCATACCGTCCTCGACATCGGCTGTGGGACAGGGGAACACATCAAAGAACTACAAGGGATGGGGTTCAAACCGCTGGGTGTGGATGGATCTCCACGAATGTTAGAAATTGCAAAAGTCAGATTCCCACATTGTTCCTTCGAATTAGGTAAAATGGAAGCCTATGTCACCAAACAACCTGTTGATGCTGTGATTTGCCTTTATGGAACGTTTAATTATTTGGTGAATGACGACTTAGTTCAAAATTTTTTACGGAATTGTCAAAAAAACTTAAAACAAGCAGGGTTACTCGTTTTAGAAATCTGGAATGCAGATCCGATTCATCGAATCAAACGAAAGCCCATCACGACTGTTAGTAATGTAAGGCAAGGCACAACTTCCATTCGAAGGAACAGGGGATTTCGCTTAACAAGAGCAGATGATGTTGCGATCGTAGAAGTCAATTATGTATATAACTTAAATCAAAAGGATTTAAAAGACAAACACACGATGCGAGTGTTTCATTTCCCTCAAGTGCGAAATTTCTTAGACGAAAACAAATTTGACATCCTAAATGTTTATAGCAATTACGACGGTGAAAAATACATCAAAACGGGAGCCCGAATGCTCATCGTCGCAAAAAAGAGGTCTTGA
- the lpdA gene encoding dihydrolipoyl dehydrogenase, whose translation MSNSNHFQVIVIGGGPGGYVAAIRAAQLGLQTCVVERDKLGGVCLNWGCIPTKALLESAHVLEHLKEAAKFGISADNIKVDFDAVIKRSRSVADQMAKGVEFLMKKNKVTVVSGEAKFLNSKSIEVKSISGEVTSLTADYFILAVGAKNKALPFLPFDGKRVLSAREAMVEPKVIANLAIIGAGAIGVEFADFYASMGSKVSIIEFQDHLLPNEDKEISSILERSFKKRGIEQYLSYGVETASVSDSGVLLTIQDRNSAKKEKLNFDKVIVGVGISPNTNAIGLDEIGVKLKNGFVEFTGNYRSTVDHIYAIGDCIPTPSLAHVASAEGIRAAEDISVRLGNPHLLQINRLNYSYIPGCTYCHPEVASVGLSEDKAKAMGHELKIGKFPFSASGRAQAQGDTTGMVKIVSDAKHGEILGAHIIGPGATELIAELTLGANMEITVRELANTIHAHPTLAEGIMESAAAVLGEAINI comes from the coding sequence ATGTCCAATTCAAACCATTTCCAAGTGATCGTAATTGGAGGAGGGCCTGGTGGTTATGTCGCCGCCATTCGTGCCGCCCAACTCGGCTTACAAACATGTGTCGTCGAACGAGATAAACTCGGTGGAGTTTGTTTGAATTGGGGTTGTATTCCCACCAAAGCCTTGTTAGAAAGTGCTCATGTTTTAGAACATCTCAAAGAAGCCGCCAAGTTTGGAATCTCTGCGGACAATATCAAAGTCGATTTTGATGCTGTCATCAAACGTTCCCGTTCTGTCGCAGACCAAATGGCAAAGGGTGTGGAATTTTTAATGAAAAAAAACAAAGTCACCGTAGTGAGTGGTGAGGCAAAGTTTTTAAATTCCAAATCGATCGAAGTGAAATCAATTAGTGGCGAAGTGACTTCCCTGACAGCTGATTATTTTATATTAGCAGTGGGTGCCAAAAACAAAGCCCTTCCCTTTTTGCCATTTGACGGCAAACGCGTATTATCTGCTAGGGAAGCCATGGTAGAACCAAAGGTCATTGCTAATCTTGCCATCATTGGGGCAGGAGCGATTGGAGTGGAATTTGCTGATTTTTATGCGAGTATGGGATCCAAAGTGAGCATCATTGAATTCCAAGACCATCTCCTTCCGAACGAAGACAAAGAAATCTCCAGTATTTTGGAACGTAGTTTTAAAAAACGAGGGATCGAACAGTACTTAAGTTATGGAGTGGAAACAGCATCTGTTTCCGATTCTGGAGTTCTGCTCACCATCCAAGACAGAAATTCGGCCAAAAAAGAAAAATTAAACTTTGATAAGGTGATTGTGGGTGTGGGGATCTCGCCAAATACCAATGCCATTGGTCTTGATGAGATCGGAGTCAAATTAAAAAATGGATTTGTAGAATTCACGGGTAACTACCGTTCAACAGTAGATCATATTTATGCCATCGGTGATTGTATTCCAACTCCATCCCTTGCCCATGTGGCAAGTGCCGAAGGGATTCGTGCTGCCGAAGACATTTCGGTTCGATTGGGAAATCCCCATTTACTGCAGATCAATCGATTGAACTATTCTTACATTCCAGGTTGTACGTATTGCCATCCAGAAGTGGCAAGTGTGGGCCTCAGTGAAGACAAAGCGAAAGCAATGGGACACGAACTCAAAATTGGAAAATTTCCTTTTTCTGCCAGTGGTCGTGCACAGGCACAAGGGGATACAACGGGTATGGTCAAAATTGTTTCCGATGCCAAACATGGAGAAATTTTAGGAGCCCATATCATTGGTCCTGGAGCGACGGAACTCATCGCAGAACTCACATTAGGTGCCAATATGGAGATCACAGTCCGGGAACTTGCAAATACGATCCATGCTCACCCCACACTTGCCGAAGGAATTATGGAAAGTGCTGCCGCCGTTCTTGGGGAAGCGATCAATATATAA
- a CDS encoding PIN domain-containing protein yields the protein MILVDTSVWIEFFRGKEPYFSKLVGLVESSDVIAHEVVFGELLQGCKNKSEIAFVLDYWESLNNIFSNGMFVKAGKLSFENKHLEIGIGIIDSILISETKQRNLKLWTLDKKILKVLQAQHIYEI from the coding sequence ATGATTTTAGTTGATACTTCAGTTTGGATTGAATTCTTTCGAGGAAAAGAACCTTATTTTTCAAAGTTAGTTGGGTTGGTTGAATCTTCTGATGTGATTGCCCACGAAGTTGTTTTTGGTGAACTTTTACAAGGATGTAAGAATAAAAGTGAAATTGCTTTCGTTTTAGATTATTGGGAAAGTTTAAATAACATTTTTTCAAATGGAATGTTCGTCAAAGCCGGAAAATTATCTTTTGAAAATAAACATTTAGAGATCGGAATCGGCATTATCGATTCTATTTTAATCTCGGAAACCAAACAAAGGAATTTAAAACTTTGGACTTTAGATAAGAAAATACTAAAAGTTCTTCAAGCGCAACATATTTACGAAATATAG
- a CDS encoding DUF1554 domain-containing protein — MVFLVFFSALLGACKTSKESNDDTTLLAILLAQTASAPCSTRCHMFLTSSSRSGRIGIGGVAGADAVCNADSNRVQGKTYKAMVTVSGVREALGNPTGTMTYTDWVFKANTFYSNSIDTSNTTGATTTSNRIFRDSNTTMQMNFALGTNGTRFWTGMTITGGNLVNSSDNCTNWTITNAGINGVTGLVGASTTTLVDTTTDTCNVTKSIVCVEQ; from the coding sequence TTGGTATTTCTTGTTTTTTTTAGTGCTCTCTTAGGCGCTTGCAAAACTTCGAAAGAGAGTAACGACGACACCACCTTACTCGCCATCCTCCTCGCACAAACGGCTTCCGCTCCTTGTTCCACAAGGTGTCATATGTTTTTAACTAGCTCATCACGAAGTGGAAGAATCGGAATCGGCGGTGTAGCGGGAGCTGATGCTGTTTGTAATGCTGATTCAAATCGAGTACAAGGCAAAACTTATAAAGCTATGGTCACTGTATCTGGCGTAAGAGAAGCATTGGGCAATCCAACAGGAACAATGACATATACCGATTGGGTATTCAAAGCCAATACTTTCTATTCCAATAGCATTGACACGTCCAATACAACGGGTGCAACAACCACTTCCAACCGAATCTTTAGAGATTCCAATACCACCATGCAAATGAATTTTGCCCTCGGTACGAATGGCACTCGCTTTTGGACAGGGATGACGATCACAGGGGGCAATCTAGTGAATAGTAGTGATAACTGCACAAACTGGACGATCACTAATGCTGGTATAAATGGTGTTACAGGACTTGTTGGTGCCAGTACAACTACGTTAGTCGATACAACAACTGACACCTGTAATGTAACAAAAAGTATTGTTTGTGTAGAACAGTAG
- a CDS encoding YqjF family protein — MKEPIKTILDSINHRPWPLPSHPWFWYQEWNEAIFFHYQVDGKKLRSLVPRHLELDPFEGEHWISVVAFTMDKVHPRFTFPIPILSTFHEVNLRTYVNKDGKPGVYFLSIEAEKWIPTQIARISSGLPYQHSKIQRTNNTYHLNGKRSRIELEFQVTDPIKHPNPRELWLTERYSLYRGKDPYETALDVHHKPWELFQVEFLKRNISYKAFDGLTDFLKPDLTHCSPGVQVLAWL, encoded by the coding sequence ATGAAAGAACCTATCAAGACTATCCTAGATTCAATAAACCATCGTCCATGGCCCTTGCCAAGTCATCCATGGTTTTGGTACCAAGAATGGAATGAGGCGATTTTTTTCCATTACCAAGTGGATGGAAAGAAACTACGTTCTTTGGTTCCGAGGCACTTGGAATTAGATCCATTCGAAGGGGAACATTGGATTTCCGTTGTTGCCTTTACTATGGACAAGGTTCATCCAAGGTTTACGTTTCCCATCCCAATCCTTTCTACCTTCCACGAAGTAAATTTACGTACTTATGTGAACAAAGACGGAAAACCTGGTGTGTATTTTTTGAGTATCGAAGCGGAAAAATGGATCCCAACACAAATTGCAAGAATCTCATCGGGCTTACCATACCAGCATTCTAAAATCCAACGAACAAACAATACGTATCATCTGAATGGGAAACGGTCTCGGATAGAGCTGGAATTCCAAGTCACAGATCCGATCAAACATCCAAACCCAAGGGAACTTTGGCTCACAGAACGGTACTCTTTGTATCGGGGGAAGGATCCGTATGAAACTGCATTGGATGTGCACCATAAACCTTGGGAATTGTTCCAAGTGGAGTTTTTAAAACGAAATATTAGTTATAAGGCATTTGATGGTCTCACCGATTTTTTAAAACCAGATCTGACTCATTGTTCGCCAGGTGTGCAGGTGTTAGCTTGGTTATGA